In the Augochlora pura isolate Apur16 chromosome 7, APUR_v2.2.1, whole genome shotgun sequence genome, ACCCAGATCAGCTTTTATCTACCGACGTCGACAAATTCTGTGAAAGTTGCACGGATCTCTATAGTAACGTCGCAAAACCGTTATTggacatatttatttatgtctaCAGATTGACGAGCAATCTCGGTGGTCAGGTATGTTAATTTAGCGATTCTTGTGCGCACCTGTTCAcgctttctaaaatatctgTTCCATTATAGACACCGATATTAATGCTGTTCTACCTTGTATTTGCTGGTACTATGATCACGCATCTTCGTAAACCAATCGGCCCAATGACAGTGGAAGAACAACGTCTGGAGGGCGAGTACCGTCACATTAATTCTCGACTAATTACGAACTCCGAAGAGATTGCGTTCTACAAAGGAAACATGAGAGAAAAACTAACGATACTAGCTAGCTTTTATAAACTAGTAAGTAAATAGTGGAATTCTCAGACTATCAAGCTCctgttttatttacctttcGTTTTACAGGTGACTCATCTTCGAAAATGTTTGGAATTCAAAACGTTTATAGGAGTAATAGATAATTTTGTTGGCAAATGTAAAGAACAGCTTGCTTAGTTACGTTTTCGCTTGAAGGCGtaataactgaaaatattgaaaatgtttttcttttagacATGGCAACGATCGTAGGCTTCTATGCGGTGAGCATTCCGTTCTTTCAAAAGAACCATCCCGTACTGTCGGGAACATCTGATCATCGATTTAAGAGTTACTACACATATGGTCGGATGTTAGTGAAATTAGCGGAAGCTATAGGCAGATTAGTCCTAGCCGGAAGAGAACTGACACGGCTGGCAGGTTTCACAGCCAGGGTCACAGAAATCAAGGTTGTCCTGAATGATCTAAACGCGGGCAAATACTCTAGGACAATGATCTCTGACTTGAAGGAGGAGTCGCTTGGAAGTCCGGGCGCAGGGACAATTCTGactaaaaataacattatacgTTTCGATCGTGTGCCATTGATAACACCAAACGGCGACGTTCTTATCAGAGAGTTAACGTTCGAGGTAAGCTCAGGAATGAACGTGCTGGTATGCGGGCCTAATGGTTGCGGAAAGAGTTCTCTCTTCAGAATTCTTGGAGAGGTACGTTATCAACATTTATCACGCCCTTTGAACGTGTCCAAATACTCCGGCGATAATGTCTAATCGTTGGGAATCGTTTTGTTGGTAGTTGTGGCCAGTTTGGAACGGAACGTTGACCAAACCACCGCgtggaaaattattctacataCCACAACGTCCGTATATGACCCTGGGTACGCTGAGAGATCAAATTATCTATCCTCACACAAAGGAGGAGATGATAAGACGTAGCACAATGACGGATGACGACCTCGTTAAGCTATTAGATTTGGTTCAGTTGGGCCATCTCTTGGAAAGAGAAAATTTGGCAAACACTAAAGGTCAAGGGTGGGATGTTGTTGCCGATTGGATGGATGTCCTTTCTGGTGGTGAAAAACAACGTATAGCGGTAATACTTTGTCTCCCTTACACCTATACAAAGCTGTTCTGTGATTGGTGATTGACCGGGTGTCATTGTTTCTGCAGATGGCTCGACTCTTCTATCACAAACCACAGTTTGCAATCCTGGACGAGTGCACAAGCGCAGTCAGTGTTGATGTCGAGGATTCGATGTATTCCTATTGTAGGCAGGAAAATATCACTTTGTTCACAGTCTCGCATCGACGGTCCCTGTGGAAACATCACGAGGTATCAATCATTGAGTCAGGAGTCTTTTCTTGAACCTAACTCCGAGGCTAATTACTGAATTACGACTGTTACAGTATTACCTACAGATGGATGGAAGAGGAGGCTACGAGTTCAAACCTATCGAGACAGACACTGAAGAGTTCGGGTCGTGAATCTTCGTGTCCCTTGCATCGGATAACGCTTGCCAATATGCAGGGGACGCCACATTTGCAATCGAATAGCTGAACAAacagaaattcaaataaataatgaatacagTTTACACGCGCGCATTGTCAACCTGCACAGACTTACGAGTATCGTGTATATCACTATTTAAACTGTAGCGCATAATacctgtatattttttatatcaatgtTTTTTTAGAGAATAACGTGTAAACAATACCGTGAAACAGGCCTTAACACGCTGACTGCTTGTTGACCAGATTATActtatcaatttaattataaatttggtGCAAGAGAATTCAGGAAGTAATTGCTTtgaattaatgatttttaaatcgtcTACTTTAATGTTGTTGCAAAGTTATATCTAGTTTTTGGCTCAGCGGTCAACATGTTAATCCATTAGTAAGTCTTAAATGttaactgtataaaaatatatgttctTCCAATGCTGTCAACAAGGGAAATATAGGATTATAATTCTTTTGGGTGGAAGTTTAAGCTACCATTCAATTTGACCAACATATTTTTGATACTTGACAGAGTTTTCACTTGCGCGACTAATGGAATGTTAAATGTTCATCACATACACACaacaatttaatactaatatatacatatacatatataaatacatatatatatatatacgaaatAGAATTTGTAGCTGAGAACGACGTTCTATTATAAGGGTGCAATTGTGATTTGTTATGTGTAGAACACATTGAGAGCATACGTGGTCAGAACATTATTGAATTGCTGGACAATAAGAAGAtatgtaatgaaaataaacggaagacaaaacatttaatttatctttcgGTTTTCACTCGGAACGTACCAAACAAGATGcataatattcagtatttagCATTATCCGTGGGTGCCAGAACCTTCAGCAGTAAGAAGCACAATTCTGTACACGTTGATGATATAGActgaaacaaatatattcgtatattaTTTCTTGCGTTCTACATAGCAACATAACATACATAACATTAATT is a window encoding:
- the Pmp70 gene encoding ATP binding cassette subfamily D member Pmp70, whose translation is MAPTLSKFATKRTVAGACALTALIWILKRRGRKQVTRNKDAWPSHDIQYVIKEEKPKSPKAYVNAKFFKQLRQLLQIGIPSVVSPEFGFVLLVAGSLVARSLCDLWMINIGTLIESTIVNMDAPLFRKRLFKFLSLLPVISVVNNVLKYGIYEMKLRLRTNITKNLLEQYLKGFTYYKMSNLDSRIANPDQLLSTDVDKFCESCTDLYSNVAKPLLDIFIYVYRLTSNLGGQTPILMLFYLVFAGTMITHLRKPIGPMTVEEQRLEGEYRHINSRLITNSEEIAFYKGNMREKLTILASFYKLVTHLRKCLEFKTFIGVIDNFVGKYMATIVGFYAVSIPFFQKNHPVLSGTSDHRFKSYYTYGRMLVKLAEAIGRLVLAGRELTRLAGFTARVTEIKVVLNDLNAGKYSRTMISDLKEESLGSPGAGTILTKNNIIRFDRVPLITPNGDVLIRELTFEVSSGMNVLVCGPNGCGKSSLFRILGELWPVWNGTLTKPPRGKLFYIPQRPYMTLGTLRDQIIYPHTKEEMIRRSTMTDDDLVKLLDLVQLGHLLERENLANTKGQGWDVVADWMDVLSGGEKQRIAMARLFYHKPQFAILDECTSAVSVDVEDSMYSYCRQENITLFTVSHRRSLWKHHEYYLQMDGRGGYEFKPIETDTEEFGS